tccaagaacatttgtaatagaggAACTCTTGTATACTAATTCTTTCATCATTTAATTCGGCCAAGGCCGCCCGTTATTGTGATTAGCGCATTTCATCTATCAAGTATCATACATTGCTCACAAACCTATATATATCGCTAACCTTCAAATATTTTGTTTACTTTGCCTAGTACACATCAAGAgcaaaacacatatcctatacccacctataaatttaattgatcacccgaatccggggtaaacaactACAACATTTTCTTGGCACGATTGAGACAAACAATTTTGCTAAGGAGATGGAGGGTCGCAACTTACCATTGGCGTCAGGAGAGGAGCATGGTTAAGCCTGGTTAAATTCCTGATTTGAAGGGGAGGTGTAATATACTTAGTCATATGAGAAGTAGCTAATTTCTGATGCACTAATAAACTAcaaatttttttatattattgaAAGCTTTTAAATAAATCTTACTTGCCCGATGGAAAAAAGTCCagcttatgattgatgttgaTAAAGAAGCTAAATTCACAATCAAAAACTATCTCTTTTTCTTTGTGAAATTAAGAATGTACAGGATGCAATCCTAATGAAATATTACTTTACGTGATGGAAAATCTAAGTCTTGCTTGGTTTTGATAAAGAAGCTATATTAATTTTTAGTTATCTTTCGTAATTTTGTATATGTTCTCATTTTTTTTCAATTGTGATCATCATGATAACTTTCATCATTCAACAGAGTTCTTAGACTAAGAATGAGTTTCGCTTAGACATCAATTAATTTATCTAATGTGAGACATTTACAGAGAATGCTTGGTTTTTTGAGAAACATCAGTATTAAAGAAACATCCACCTTATCAATATTAAAGAAACATCCACCTTCCTCCAATGATCCGTTTTCTAAGTTAAAAGAGAGAAAACATTAGAGTTTTGAGGCATCAGGTTCTAAAAATGGAACAAAAGACCTTAGAATTAGAGAGACAAGAGAGTGATGGTGGCCTTCAGGAAAATAAAAAGATAGGCAATAAATGGGGTGTTGAAGCAAAAAAGGTGTGGCATATAGCAGGACCAGCTATTTTAAATGCAgtatctttgttttctcttgaattTGTCACAGCTGCCTTTGCTGGAAGACTGGGAGATTTAGAGCTTGCTGCTGTCTCAGAAGTTCATAATGTTATAGCTGGCTTTGTCTATGGAGTCATGGTATGCTAATATTATCTGCTTTTATTACTTTTGGACCCTTTGAAATCTGTTCAAATGAAAACTTTTAACTGGTTAATAACATAGCCAACTATAGGATCTAGAGTAAGTAGATTAAGAACGAATATACCTTTTTGGGCCACCCTAAAGAATAATAGCAGAcaaatgtatatgtgttgtatattaagtataaatatacatattatattcATAATCAgcgtatatgttttgtatatttttgtCTAGCGCCCATAGTAAATTTCTAACGacaggccaaaaatgaaaaaaatccaTGATTATACGTATACATTTTCAATGTTCTTTTTGCATATGATAAATATAGTTGGAGCTGATAACAGTAGGTTCACTTGAACCTGCCTGCCTCTGGTTCAAAAGTATCTAAGTTTAACATGATTTGAATCTTTTCGTTAAGAATGTCGTTAAGGATGGCAAGTGCTCTGGCAACACTTTGTGGTTAAGCAGTGGGAGCTGGACAGTTCAACATGCTTGGATTTTACTTGTAGAGATCATGGCTCATTACTGGATTTACATCTTTGTTGCTCACCCCAGTTTTCGTCTTCACCTCGCCGATACTAAAGCTCCTACGTCAAGATAAAGACATTTCAAATCTTGCAGGAAAATACGCGATTTGGATAATTCCTCAAATGTTTGCATATGCACTCAACTTTCCTATGCAAAAGTTTCTTCAATCTCAGAGTAAAGTTTGGTTCATGGCCATTATTTCCATGAGAGGATTGGCAATTCATGTATTGCTAAATTGGATTCTTGTTTTAAAGGCGGGACATGGGATTTTCAGTGCTGCAATTGCTGGAAATATCTCTTGGTGGCTTTTGAACATTGCTCAGTTTGTTTACATAATTTCGGGCTATTTCCCAGAGGCGTGGACTGGTTTTTCATGTCTAGCTTTCAAGTCATTGACTAATTTCGTGAAGCTATCACTTGCCTCTGCAATAATGGTGTGGTAAGTTTTGAATGGAAGTTTGGTAATTAGTACTTACTAGACTTAGAAATGTTTAAACTAGTAGTACCATTTTTTATGATGAAACTTATAATTGGATGGTGGCAGTTTAGAGCTTTGGTACTTCACAGCAGTGATTCTAATGGTAGGAGGCTTGAAAAATGCTACAATTTCTGTTGACGCTATATCGATCAGGTTAGTATCGTGTTACTCCATAGCAGCTACATTCTTGAGATAGTTCACTTTTGCATGATAATTATACATACTGATAGTTTGATGAATTTTTGAGATAACCAGTCTTTTCTTGTCTCACAAATTTGATTCTtgattttctctttcttttctctttctttcattACAAAGCCTTTCATGTTAACCAATTTGTTTGGATATGACAGTCTTGGCTTGCAACTGTGGACACTGACGGTTGCCTTTGGTTTCACTTCATCAACCAGGTTAGTTGTTTCACCTTAACCGTGCAAAACAACAACTAATGAAAACTAGGAGTTATAGTTTTCAAGCATGTATCATTTATGTGATTTTGGTTAGTAAAGCTAAGTAGCTAACTaagataatactccctccgtcccaaaaagattgtcctcctttgacttggcataaagtttaagaaataaaggtgAAGACTTGTCGAAGTATCAGCTGATCCGATCTTTATAAGTTTTCTTATAGAAATTTACTTTACAGGATTTGAAGACTTGAGGTTACAGTCAAGACACAAGTGTTGAAGACTTCATATATGTGGATAAATTGGTTTTCATTTTGCTGGGCAGTTAGAAATTTGCTATATTTTTGTTAAGCATCAGCGTAAGCAGTACTATGATATAGACATCATGGTTGTACAGTTACTAGTgggattttcatatatatatatatatatatatatatatatatatatatatatatatatatatatatatatttccaattAATTacaaattttatatatatgtttctTTATGAATGCTTGATTTAATAGAATAGTTTGTCAAGTTCATGTGATTATTTATATGAAAATGTTTATAAGAGCAGATCTTTTGGTTGGGAAGCTCAATTACGAACCATTAGAGACCAGTAAATTGATCATTAAAATTCTGCTGGAAAGAATATATCTAGACCTAGGGACCAGATATGTGGTCCTAAAAAAGTGGTTTTAGGGACCAGAAATTGTTTGGCCGCTGATAGTCTTTAAGGACCAGTGGAAAAATCTCGTTGCTATGGATTTTTAGCAGCGGAGCCTATAGGGACCAGTGACGACCAGCAATATCTGGTCGCTATTAACATTTTAGGGACCAGATTCACACTTTTAGGGACCAGATTTCCCTTCCCTAAAAgccatttttcttgtagtgtgcCGGGTAACAATAATATGAGCTTGACAGCCTGTTCGAGTGTTTTTCCATAATTTTTTAACTTGACCTTTTTGTTTGTTATCCCTACGGAAAACCCTCCTTGAAACATGTAATCTTTCGTGACGTCACATAACCTaacttcttatttatattgaCGTACTCTTTGCGAATACCAAAACCAACCCTTCTTTCATACTCGTTGTAAAAGTTAAGTGCAGTTCATCACTATCAAACTCAAGGCTAAGTTTCGGCTTATAATCTACTAGCCCTTGATAAATTACTTTGTAAAACTTCTTCAGGAGTAGTTTCACACATTCTTTCCCCCAGATTCTCAATtatacttcaaaaaaaaaatcaaacttaaaACCTTGTTTCTTAAAAATATCACTGTTTCTATGTTGTGGAACCTTTGAATTTCCTAGGAGAAGTAAAAAAGATATATAATTGTAAAAGATGAGTACATATCTTTTGGTGATATGTATGATCTTTTCCAAAAAGAAAGAGGTTTGGCAGGTAAAAAGGTCGGGAAGCATATTCCCGCCATcttaattttctttttccttgATGATGCACCTTGTTTATTGTGAAGTTTAAAAAGGGAATAATATTTGGTGCAATTTGTTGTAATTTCAAGTTGGAAACATAAGGAAGTATATCTTTTAAAATGGTAAGAGCTATGGTTAAGTTAACAGCTCCATTAGTGTATTGTTAGGATAttttgttgtcacgacccaatttgacaTAAGTCGTGCGGACACTTACCttccccacctcggtaagcgaaccctcaaaccAACGTAAATAAAGGCATGAATAACTAAATCAAGCAAGCAGAAAGAATAAATACGCAAGTcttacaataatatataataggaTAGTGAGGAATAAGAAATACCCCCAaggtctagtctaagtcatacaagagcatctaatgaaaatatacaagtctggaataataataatatataaatccgtctatgtctcagaatagcaaaACAAGACATAAAgtaggaagagtcttcaaggcagcgaacgtccgTGCTCGCCCTGGAAACTCGCAACAATGATGAAGGAGATGATCAGCCACGAGAGATGGAAgtagacccaacctgatactttgcattcataaaggaatgcaacaactgcaagtcagtacaaaacaacgatACTGGTAGGAATCATCGGtcaactaagcatagttaacacaactcagataataaagcaagaGGAATCATCGGTCGACTAAGAatagctaacacaactcagataataaagcaagatATGCAGGCAAACCAACAattataagtcaaacataatcgaagtcaagtacacgtcattgcctaagtgaagcatctaatcccaattgcaccaagtctcaatatatcaatcgAATCCcacatcacaagtacatcaccaAATCATATCAAAGTAAGccgtgaatgcaatgcaataatgtatggatgcaatgcaatgtcatgcaaATATTGTGTACACATgaactccggacggaaatatcgacatctgggttgcacaacccaaggtgactcgcgaagtctaagtgtcacccgtcccggatctttgcccaacagacagacagcaccccggatctttgcccacggggggttctcatcggcaccaccctgggggacctactgtcacgacccgactaggggccgcgacgagcacccggtgctagcccacccgggcaccccttagcttacactcctgcttgcatctaggtgagccacatcattaatcatacatttctaagcatcaatcatactagtcccattggacgacaacatctttaatcatcgtaggcatttatgccacaacaatgtacaggggccgacgaggccaacaaaatgatatacaaaatataggccgacaaggccagacatatctaaccacatacacgtgactacgagcctctaagaagagtatgacataacacatgagcgggacaggaccccgctatgcccataattatatacacaaaataataagtacccaaaagctatggctccgaaggaaatggagctctgctatgcaacctctgaataagcagctatggatcaagtctgtctccctgtgcacctgcgggcatgacgcagcgtccacaaacaaaaggacgtcagtacgaagaatgtactgagtatgtaaagcatgataaacatcgacatagaagcataatagacaacatatgaagtagcataggagggaggacaataatatcatcatcgtggcacttacttgctttccatagaggtATTCCGTCTCTATTGCGTACccgtgtacatacatctgtatccgtacttaattattctcataatcatttacatctcatacacataacatattcgtactcttaatgatgtcgtatacatagcatatacacatatatacatagatacatagcatttacatagcatacccgaccatgcaggatcggtgtctcatacatacttggccaaccaagtaCCAGAATCCCGAACCagatttttctaagtctcaaacgaaatcccgaaccactcccgaggccatttgctcataaaccacatacacagacccacacaaaaatacgctacgaacgcgctcgtggcctcgaaattcccaacggatgtctCGTTGGCCGAGTCAACTCCCGGTACCTCGCTTTCACTTTTCCAACCCAAATCCCAAAatacatccgagtgcattgggaaccgaaccaaatatacccACAAGATCTAAAAGATCATCTGCACCTCTCGAAATCaacggattttcgaaaaaggtctgtttacccaaaagtcaacttagggtcaactctttttcgcttaaagctcatatttcacaaaaagACGCTCAAAgcaagtctagacacctcggaaGCGTGACAACGGTCCCCTGGGgacaaaagtgagctaatcaatgcttggAAAGGGACggaaatgccgaaaagactataacgaccaaacaggtcgttacatttgtcgtttttaatttttttttataagcatATGAGTTGAAATGGATCTCAATCATTAATTGTTTTATGGTACACGTGGCATGAATCTACAAGACCACTGAACATTACTTGACACAGTTGTGCTTGACTGGATCTTTTTCCCAGAAAGTGGGGTTTggagagggtaggatgtacgcagactttaccccTTCATTCATTTAACATATTAATATTATTTAAATAGATATAAGCTTGCATATTATATTAATATTATTTAAATAGGTATAAGCTTGCATATTATATTAATATTATTTAAATAGATATAAGCTTGCATATTATATTTTTTAAATCTAATTTTGTTTAGCAACTTTTAAATTTTAACTTCTTTGTGGAATATACCTACCAAATAACCAGAGAAGCAAAACTAAACTAAAAAGAACttataatttccagaaaaaaatcaATTAGAAATATTGTTGGTACTCTCATAATAAACAAAGAAAATTGAGCAAAATGTGTTGAGCAATATAATTGGACAAATAAATTGAGCAAAATGTGTTGAATACTATAATTGGATGAGAAAGTAAAATAAAACAACTTCCTGTTATTATTTTTTTAGAATCAAATCCTACTCCTAACGGTGCGCATAATCTTATGCTGTTTTTAAATATTTTCACTTTAACTATCATATTTCCCTCGCTCTGTTAGTATAAGACAAAAAATGTCAGTATAAGATAATTCTAAAGCCTAGAAAACACTAGTACTGTTATAAATATCCaactagtggatatccattaatttggaaatatcccaaaatatcctaaatatcccaaatatcccaaaatatctcctttgtatgttgctcctataaataggatgcacagatgcaatgttgaaagagcagaagtaagataatctgatatctctctacatattctctctctacatatttcttttgtgtatttacttcatagttttatttcataacacgttatcagcacgagactctgtcatctcgagcaaatactttacaagcctcgaaggtattgatttctttgttttccattactaatggcaaatctttctagacgtgaatttgtagccttagatatatccggcaatagctatatgtcttggattcttgatgccgagattcaccttaatgcaatgggtctggaagacaccatcaaagataaaaacgaggcatcaaaccaaaaccgtgctaaggcaatgatattcctccgccatcatcttgatgagaatttaaaaatggaatatctcacggttaaagatcctcttacgctgtggaatgatctgaaagatagatatgatcacctgaagatggtcatacttccacaagcacgttttgattggctccatttaaggtttcaagattttaaatctgttaaggcatacaattctactatgtttaaaattatttctcaattgaaattatgtggtgaaaatattactgatcttgatatgctggagaaaacattctccacttttcctgcctcgagtatgctcctgcagcagcaataccgagagatgaagttcaaaaaATATTTCGATCTtatctcacatcttctagtggttgaacaacataacgaattactgatgaaaaatcatgaaagccgacccactggtactgccccattccctgaagtgaatgaggcaaattttcgccattctaggcgtggaagaggtcgtggccatggtcgtggtcgaggaaggaatcatgattctcgttttgcaccatataatacccttcaccaccagcagtgtaaaaggaaggatgaaaagcatgaagttgtgcaaaagaaaaattcagaaaataattgcttctgatgtggaggaaaagggcactggtcacgtacctgtcgtacgccaaagcaccttgttgagctatatcaagcctccctcaaaaaggcagaaaatgatgtcgaagcaaattttatttctgaagataatgttgagcccatgcatctagatgtggcagatttctttgaactccctgaagggaaaatagatcatctgatcggtgatggatctgtatttacttagatatttcatacatgtcgtttgtattatctaatgtggttatgtttccatatatatatataataaagtgtgtgaaatactttgtctaatcaaaatatctacttcgatgtttactttgcctattttttcgttttgaagaatatatggaaaatcctcaaatattatttggatcaatgacaaatcatgaagatatttgtgtgattgatagtggaacaacgcatgctatattcaaagatgaaaaatacttttctcacttgcgtagaaaaaggggaaatattaatacaatttctggcaattcgaaattaattgaaggctccggaagagctactatatttctacctaaggggacgaaacttgttatagaagatgcattattctcttctagatccccaagaaacttgttgagtttcaaagatatccgccgtaatgggtatcacgttgagacattaaatgaaacaaatgatgaatatcttatcattacaaagaatgtctccggccagaaatatgttttggagaaattaccaactttgtcttctggcctgtactatgcagaaattagtacaatggaagcacactcaatcgtaaaccagaagtttaacgattcaggaaattttgtgctttggcatgaccgaatgggtcatcctggatcaataatgatgagacgaattattgaaaattca
Above is a genomic segment from Lycium barbarum isolate Lr01 chromosome 12, ASM1917538v2, whole genome shotgun sequence containing:
- the LOC132621964 gene encoding protein DETOXIFICATION 29-like isoform X1 encodes the protein MFAYALNFPMQKFLQSQSKVWFMAIISMRGLAIHVLLNWILVLKAGHGIFSAAIAGNISWWLLNIAQFVYIISGYFPEAWTGFSCLAFKSLTNFVKLSLASAIMVCLELWYFTAVILMVGGLKNATISVDAISIRLVSCYSIAATFLR
- the LOC132621964 gene encoding protein DETOXIFICATION 33-like isoform X2, translating into MFAYALNFPMQKFLQSQSKVWFMAIISMRGLAIHVLLNWILVLKAGHGIFSAAIAGNISWWLLNIAQFVYIISGYFPEAWTGFSCLAFKSLTNFVKLSLASAIMVCLGLQLWTLTVAFGFTSSTRI